A genomic region of Zea mays cultivar B73 chromosome 6, Zm-B73-REFERENCE-NAM-5.0, whole genome shotgun sequence contains the following coding sequences:
- the LOC103629287 gene encoding ras-related protein RABD2c: MTTSIEYDYLFKLLLIGDSSVGKSCLLLRFADDSYVDTYISTIGVDFKIRTIDLDGKTVKLQIWDTAGQERFRTITSSYYRGAHGIIIVYDVTDMESFNNIKQWLSEIDRYASDNVCKLLVGNKCDLVDSKVVDTEKAKDFADSLGIPFIETSAKESINVEEAFLTMSSEIKKRMATQPTVERRPTVHVHMKGQPIQQKSSCCSS; encoded by the exons ATGACCACCAGCATCGAGTA CGACTATCTCTTCAAGCTGCTCCTCATCGGCGACTCCTCCGTCGGCAAgtcctgcctcctcctccgtttcGCC GACGATTCGTAcgttgacacctacatcagtaccaTCGGCGTTGATTTC AAAATCCGCACCATCGACCTCGATGGAAAGACTGTCAAGCTACAGATT TGGGACACAGCAGGCCAGGAAAGGTTCAGGACAATTACGAGCAGCTACTACCGAGGAGCTCATGGAATCATT ATCGTGTATGACGTGACAGACATGGAGAGCTTCAATAACATCAAGCAGTGGCTGAGTGAGATTGATAGGTATGCCAGTGACAACGTATGCAAGCTCCTAGTTGGGAACAAGTGTGATTTGGTTGACAGTAAGGTTGTTGACACTGAAAAGGCAAAG GATTTTGCAGATTCATTAGGAATTCCCTTTATTGAGACAAGCGCAAAGGAATCCATCAACGTGGAGGAAGCTTTCCTGACCATGTCATCAGAAATCAAGAAAAG GATGGCAACCCAACCAACGGTGGAGAGGAGACCcacagtccatgttcacatgaaaGGACAGCCAATACAGCAGAAGAGCAGCTGCTGCTCATCATAG